One Eriocheir sinensis breed Jianghai 21 unplaced genomic scaffold, ASM2467909v1 Scaffold399, whole genome shotgun sequence genomic window carries:
- the LOC126992090 gene encoding uncharacterized protein LOC126992090 encodes MTQQKQVKKSWCCGCFGWLFARRKRRSPSEEPDDIVEETENAGAQADAGQQALVCLKKAAQPLSVVEEEIPSDTLLDADGVVGKGEKEATGRRRQTLIITIHLVKREKVHKPVDDTTVAQKDCTQLESHGKRVHTLVITLHMVKREKIKEVYDELPSGHQGTAGDAPSSRSKAVTGPPEKMPLISSFNQRDASQTPVKKMIRFNFQNLNTFVKIRELYCAYDYFKYGFPHSSIRPELKSLKERAVEPQEEPAKEAVNKLPEAQKTVTEEATDSANKINEPQHLTGILKKGKTASTAHKCVRFNFQNLNTFVKDRELYCGYDYFRYGFPLSSIRPELERRKERTVKPQKGSAKDAVKKHNTRHQQTVGAARCAQMNTTTEGKSPKGILKKEKMPRSTCPRHVPFNLGNLRAPVKEREVYRGHDTFRYAAPLQVLSLPTLPRGLTSSPLDPPLTRCVAHLGTSRGRHSGATTPSSKTVAGMLHTTTPTAATHSTASTTPAATSLPDTKQGISTRTDTSGHQLPQQRSCQEVQSRKRPSGLGPKQRWTLNNNNNSVK; translated from the exons atgactcagcaaaaacaagtgaagaagtcttggtgctgcgggtgcttcggctggctcttcgccaggcggaagcgccgcagcccctccgaggaacctgacgacatcgtcgaggaaaccgaaaacgcgggtgcccaggccgatgcagggcaacaggccctggtctgcctgaagaaggctgctcagcctctctcagtggtggaggaggagatcccctccgacaccctgctggatgctgatggggtggtggggaagggcgaaaaggaggccactggcaggaggcgtcagactctcatcatcacaatccacttggtgaagagagagaag gtccacaagccagtggatgatacaacagtcgcacaaaaagactgcacgcaattggagagccatggcaagagggttcacactctcgtaattactctgcacatggtcaagagagagaaaataaaggaggtatacgatgagctcccctccgggcaccaaggcacggctggggacgctccttccagcaggagcaaggccgttaccggcccaccggaaaagatgccccttatcagcagcttcaaccagcgggatgcatctcaaaccccggtcaagaaaatgatcaggttcaacttccaaaacctgaacactttcgtcaaaattcgtgagctgtactgtgcctacgactacttcaaATATGGCTTCCCtcactccagcattcgtcctgagctgaaaagcctaaaggagagagcagtggagccacaggaagagccagcaaaggaagcagtaaacaaactgccagaggctcagaaaacagtaacagaggaagcaacagattcagccaacaaaatcaatgagccacaacacctcacagggatcctcaagaaaggaaagacggccagcaccgctcataaatgtgtgcgctttaacttccagaacctgaacactttcgtcaaggatcgtgagctgtactgtggctacgactacttcaggtatggcttccctctctccagcattcgtcctgagctggaaaggcgaaaggagagaacagtgaagccgcagaaagggtcagcaaaggacgcggtaaagaaacacaacacacgacaccagcaaacagttggagcagctcgctgtgcacaaatgaataccactactgaagggaagtctcctaaaggtatcctgaagaaagaaaagatgccacggtccacctgtccaagacacgtgcccttcaaccttggtaacctccgcgcccccgttaaggaacgtgaggtgtaccgtggccacgacaccttcagatacgccgcgccgctccaagtcctcagcctcccaactttacctcgaggcctcaccagcagcccgttagatccgcctctaactcgctgcgtggcgcacctcggcacttcgagaggccggcacagcggagcaacgactccttccagcaaaacagtggctggtatgctgcacacaactacaccaacagccgccactcacagcaccgccagcacaacgccagcagccacgtccctcccagatacgaaacaaggcatttctacgaggaCAGACACATcagggcaccaactcccgcagcagaggtCGTGCCAAGAGGTGCAAAGCCGA AAGAGGCCCTCTGGACTGGGGCCCAAGCAGCGGTGgactctcaacaacaacaacaactccgtcAAGTAA
- the LOC126992094 gene encoding uncharacterized protein LOC126992094 produces the protein MPLISSFKQRDASQTPVKKMIRFNFQNLNTFVKIRELYCAYDYFKYGFPLSSIRPELKSLKERAVEPQEEPAKEAVNKLPEAKKTVTEEATDSANKINEPQHLTGILKKGKTASTAHKCVRFNFQNLNTFVKDRELYCGYDYFRYGFPLSSIRPELERRKERTVKPQKGSAKDAVKKHNTRHQQTVGAARCAQMNTTTEGKSPKGILKKEKMPRSTCPGHVPFNLGNLRAPVKEREVYRGHDTFRYAAPLQVTQPPNFTSRPHQQPVRSASNSLRGAPRHFERPAQRRNDSFQQNSGWYAAHNYTSSRHSQHRQHNASSHVPPRYETRHFYEGQTHQGTNSCSRSRAKRGAKPSGGEFL, from the coding sequence atgccccttatcagcagcttcaaacagcgggacgcatctcaaacaccggtcaagaaaatgatcaggttcaacttccaaaacctgaacactttcgtcaaaattcgtgagctgtactgtgcctacgactacttcaaatatggcttccctctctccagcattcgtcctgagctgaaaagcctaaaggagagagcagtggagccacaggaagagccagcaaaggaagcagtaaacaaactgccagaggctaagaaaacagtaacagaggaagcaacagattcagccaacaaaatcaatgagccacaacacctcacagggatcctcaagaaaggaaagacggccagcaccgctcataaatgtgtgcgctttaacttccagaacctgaacactttcgtcaaggatcgtgaactgtactgtggctacgactacttcaggtatggcttccctctctccagcattcgtcctgagctggaaaggcgaaaggagagaacagtgaagccgcagaaagggtcagcaaaggacgcggtaaagaaacacaacacacgacaccagcaaacagttggagcagctcgctgtgcacaaatgaataccactactgaagggaagtctcctaaaggtatcctgaagaaagaaaagatgccacggtccacctgtccaggacatgtgcccttcaaccttggtaacctccgcgcccccgttaaggaacgtgaggtgtaccgtggccacgacaccttcagatacgccgcgccgctccaagtcactcagcctcccaactttacctcgaggcctcaccagcagcccgttagatccgcctctaactcgctgcgtggcgcacctcggcacttcgagaggccggcacagcggaggaacgactccttccagcaaaacagtggctggtatgctgcacacaactacaccagcagccgccactcacagcaccgccagcacaacgccagcagccacgtcccgccaagatacgaaacaaggcatttctacgagggacagacacatcaGGGCACCAACTCCTgcagcagaagtcgtgccaagagaggtgcaaagccgagtggtggcgagtttctgtga